The DNA sequence AAAGTACTTAACAGACAAATACGCCTCTTTTGTAACACAAAATTGGTGTAGTTTGTTTGGTTCCTTAGATTTACCCCAAAATGTTCAAATCTGACCCGGTCTCGCCTACCATGAAACAAGTGCTCACCTCTGGTGATTGAGAGCTGTTTGAGGGCACCATCCAGAGAGAAACCATTGTGTAGAACAGTACTGAGGCACAAGGCTTGACATGCTGCCATTATTTCATCATGCACAGATGCGTCACTTCCCAGACATACACAGACAGTACCTAGCAAGAAAGAAATACATCCATCATCAGTCTTACATCATGTAGTTGTTTTCAGTGAGAAACACTGAGAGTATTGGTGTGATCACGTTATGTCAGAATTACTATAATTACAAGATTCTGAACTGTAAAAAGCATTGACGTCTAAGAATTTTATGAAAGTTCTAACTTGACAGTCGTGATGTCATGTAAGAAGAACCAAAATGGCAGCGGCTTTAACAGTTAAATGTAGTTTACACATATTTAtgtttaatatgccattttattagATGCAGTGTTACCTGGTgcactttctttgttcttaaatattttgtatgaatatACAGGTTAATGAATGTTGGGGGTTGCTACCAGTCCCAAGATGTCCTGTATTTTTGCCAAGATTACGACGTCCTGTCCCAAGTTATATCTTGTTATTGTAGTAATTCCGACTGGACGTAAACGCAGCACAAATTCCCAGTAGAGTATCATAGTAGATGATTTATGTCATCATGTTTAACCTCTACTAGAATAGCCTAAATTGGGTTTAAGAGAGATTTTCATACCATTTTTGATTCCTATGAGGTATGGTTTGCTGTTGTTCTTCAACGCCAGCTCCAGTTCTCCTGGCCTTTAATTCATACAGAAATATCATTTTAACAGGCTTTGTGTAATGTTTACAATGATAAtagaatttgttttgttggtttagTAAGTGTAAATTGGGTTCAAAAACAGATAAGCTAACTCTTTCACAATGTCTCCGAGCCTCACACCCAACTTGATGGGAACTGTCCTTCGAAATGCTGGAAGAGGAACAACATTTTGTTGATTAGAGGCAGAATGTATAAAACAACTCAAGATAATCCTTAAACTATCAAGACAAGGTGTATTAAGAGGTTTTACGGGCATACACAAGAACACAGGCTCCTTCTTATTTGCCTCCACTGGAGTGAGCAGTTGTCCATGAAGCAAGTACTGATGGAGAACTATGGACAAACGAGCCTCATTGACGGTTTCCATAACAACAGACCGGACAGCTTTGTAATTGGCAAACAGGTGAAGAACCGTGAAAAAGAAGAAGAGGATGAATGTCAACCTGAGGGCGAGACACAGGGCCAGTACACAAATCAGCAAAGTAACTGGAACACACCGAATTCAGAGCATGGTTTAGATATCAGGGTGTAAACTCACAGAGGGTTATCTGTTACAAGTGGGATGAGAGCCAGGCTGACCAGCAGCCCAGCCAGGTTCACCAGGGTTTCCTTTTCAGGACAAAAGAGACAAAAGAAATGAcaccactgacacacataaaaaGAAGAGTTGCCCACGCTGAGGGGGATTTTGTTGTGAAAATCTGGGAAAGTCAAGTAAGCAACATGGGAAATAGTTCATTTGAGAGAAGGTGATTCATACCAACCTGGCTCCCATCTTTGGCAGAGATATCAGCCATGTTGTTTCTGCAAGCTTGGTGGACAGTCAGTGCAGCTCTTGTTGCCCCACCAGCAACTCCTACAATTGACTATAATGACAGAATTACTGGAATAAGCTCAGACATTCAAATATTTTCACACTGACAATTTAGGTAAAAATGAGCTACAAAGTGACTCCATAAGTAGTTAATTACTTCTTAAGATCCTGTAAATATTTTACCTTAAAAATTCCAGCAAAACAGACAATTAGGGTGAAGAAAGGAGGGAAATGGGGGGCTGCGATCTCCATGAACATAGCAATGTCATTTAGAATGTCAGCAAAGAGCCTGAAGACAATGATGAGCACAACTAAGAATGTTAATttgaattttcatgacaattataaTAAGTATAATATTTATGGAAACTAGTATATATCTTAAATTCCTTTGCTGTACCTCCACTTTTTTGCTTCAGAATCTAACTTGCTCCTGAAATACAGGGTCATAGTGAAtaactataaaacaaaacatgttcaTTATCTGAATGCCTGAGGAATTAAATAGTACCCTTTGAGCCAGGCAAAAAGTATTCTTCCCAACATCCCTGTTCCATCTGAATAAAGAGTGTGCTTTAATATTGATAACATTATTGTAAGTTACAAAgtacatatttaataaataaatgccatTAAGTGCATATACCCCTAAGTATCCACGTTATTGTAGCCGCTGCAACTGTTGCTTCTTGATTTCCAACTCCAGCACCCCTCAGTGAAGCCTGAGTAGCGAGTGTGCCAGAGAGAGAGCTGGAAAATGCCTTGGAAAACAAGACAGCGTTGCTATGATGTTTGCAAGTCTGTGCATGTGCAACATATATCTTCATCTCTGTTCTCAGAAAAAGGgaagaccttattcagagtagtgcCATATGTAAtatttgacaggaatgaaaacaaggctgtgagggatagacttacattaTCTTCAATTGCATGCACCGTAACAAGCTGTTTAAAGCTAACAGATCACATCAGCTTgtgtttttgtctactgaaaatgttttggaaagatgtttttttttaatgtttctttggCAGAATGACGATTCTCAGACCATTCTTCCCTTAGATCAAGTCTGGGCGAGTCTGTAAGTACTGACACAGTATTTGGTTTCAATAAGTGAAATTCTTTTTAAGATGATTGTCTTTCTGAAACCAGACTTTAGATTGAGATTATTTTCACCATCGCCATATGAAAGAAAAAGTCAGTCTTTTCTTGCATTTTTCACCATATCACATACAAGTGCCCCAccaaagatcacatcctagtacCTGCCCTAAGGAACATTTACCTGCAGAGTGTCCCATATCTGATATTGTAGGTAATCCCCACTGACACTTTCGGGATATCCTTGTGGCAGGAAAACACTCTGGGAAGAGAGGTGAGATCAATTAATAATGACTATGCTTTATTTTTAGGTTCTGAAAGACTCCAACTTTTTCCTATGTGAGTCACACACTTTGAACACGCCAGAGATTGAATTTCCCGCCAGTCTGCTGTCCTCTGCATCTTTCTGTCTCTTCATCCTCCCATCCTTCAACAGGTATTTCCATGACTCCTGAGAGCCGTAATGCTCTGTGGCAATCACCCTTTCAGGGTCCTCCATCTGAGGATCAAAGCATATGCCACTAAGTGAAATGGAAATAAGTGACTGCAAGAgtcttttactttaaatttttACACTCAGTTGCAACTGCAGTCTCATTACACGTTGTCATGTAACAAAGTTTAATATGCAAAGGGATAAACTGCAATAATATAAAAGAATCAGTCTTGCCTCTCAGTTGAGCAAGATCGCCCACCACTTCCAAAGTATTTCTCTTCCGTGTTTACACTGTATCGACACGTCATTAGCAAATCGCGTTTTTTGATTGGCTCATGAAATGTGACGTAGGCGCAATCGCTCCAGACTCAGAGCTCCTTGAATCACGACCATACAGAAAAGGATAAGTGTGAAAGCCTAGATcacctgattttatttatttatttatttatttatttatttatttatttagtgaagTGACATCTTTTTTTCTGGTGTGAATTGACTCATTATCGTTTCTCTAATTTAaagttaaattataattttaatcttAATCTTAAAGACAAGTCTCTGGAAATCactgttaattttttaatttttgctaGAACATGTTATATTCGCAAACAGAAATTCCTTAAAAAGTTGCTGAGATTTGCAGAATTCTTGCTAGACTCTGTCGACTTAATAAATGCTTGAAAaactattaataataaaagtgtatactttttaataaaaataaaagttttcttACATGCTATAATGAGATCTTTCCTATCTTATGAATTGTAATTGtttgttatttctttttatttcttcaactatttatttatttctacgatctttttattcatttatttacatttttttattattatttttacttttttgccTGTGACTCAGTgaatgtattcatacattgttcaaTATGTACAACTTTGAGCAATTGGTTGAacatatacactcagtgaccactttgttaggtacacctgtacacctacttattcatgcaattatctaatcagccaatcgtaaggcagcaatgcaatgcaaaaaatcatgcatgtatgagtcaggagcttcagttaatgttcacatcaaccaccagaatggggaaaaaatgtgatctcagtgattttggccgaaccagtctggccattctccgttgacttctctcatcaacaaggcgtttctgtctgcagaactgcccctcactggatgttctttgtttttggcaccattcgaagtaaattctagagactgttgtgtgtgaaaatcccagaagattaGAAgtgacagaaatactcaaaccagcccatctggcaccaacaatcatgccagggtcgaaatcactgagatcacattttttccccattctaatagttgatgtgaatattaactgaagctcctgatgcgtatctgcatgattttatgcattgcactgctgccacatgattggctgattagataattgcatgaataagtaggtgtacaggtgtacctagtaAAGTGGTCACTGTATACATTATAAAGCTGAacgtttacattttaaaacttaaatgtattttaaagttaaaaaaaatttggtttaTGTCTGGTCCCTCCTGACCTCGGTGTCTGCCTCTGTTAATGTGCCAGCAGATACGATACCAGATCTCCACAAGGATATCAGACACATAATGACCAACACATCTGCAGCTGAGAACATAAATTTAGGTGTCCATTATACTTCAAAATAACACTTTTAGCATTTTAACCATTGTTTTCCCCTGTGGAAGATCTCCACAGaacaaatattaattttgctATTTATTGCTGCTACTAGTATTACAGTTACAATCATGTAAAGAAATCaattaaacagaataaaatgGTAAGGGCTCTGATAGGATGAGTCAGTGTATCAAGTGGCATAACTGCACACTTGGCCATAAAAGTGGAACCTAAAGAATGCAGGCTTATTACCATCTAACCCTCAGGCCCTGTcaaatgttttcttaaaaaaaaaaacattcaacctGTCCAATAATTGTTTTACAACATGAGGAAGATCAGATACAGTTCTTAATCTCTCATATAATGTTTATAAAACATTACAGGCTGGAATCTTGCAACTTTCCAACATTTAATTTTTGCTATGTACAATTAAGAGATAGAATAaatgcaatctctctctctctgtctacaaATACAGAATTTACCAGCTACATTAACTTGTCAGAGAAAGACAGTGAGAAAGTGAGTAACATAGCAAGCATGTCAGTCAGTGTTTCTCTATTACAGTTTTATGGTTCACAGGGGAAACAAGGTGTGGTAAACAGACAGATAAACGTAAGTCCTCAAGAATGCGAGGGGAGGAAGTATTTAGAGCTGTATTAGAGGTGGGAGTAAGACAGAGAGGGAGTGACTGTTAAAAAAACTAAGGAGGTGTGGTGTTTCATTCAGTTGTGCCAGTTTAAGAGAGTTTCTCtatctcacttacacacacagagacactgaTTTCTTCTCCTACACTGCTCAAGAAACTATACTGGATATAAAAAAGCTATGTGAAATTTATCGTATGTATTTGAGTTTAAGAGGAAGCTTTAATGGGAAGTTGTGACAACCAGTTGTGACATTTTTGTCACAGGATACTAGAACTCCTGGCTCTACATAAACTGAAAGAAGAAGCAGAAAAGCAAGGCATCAACCACCAgccagtttttcaaaaacttcCAAACTTGGTTATTTAGTAACTTTGGATCACTGGTTGACCTGAGGAATTTCAGACCATTCTTCCCTTAGATCAAGTCTGGGCGAGTCTGTAAGTACTGACACAGTATTTGGTTTCAATAAGTGTTTCAACTGACATGTTGTTGATTCTTTTTTAAGATGATTGTCTTTCTGAAACCAGACTTTACATTAATGAGATTCTTTTCACCATAGTCGTATGAAGAAAATGTCAGTCTTTTCTTGCCGTTTTCACCATATCACATAACAATTCTCATTGTGATGTTTGGGAGTGAAAAGGAGATGGCTACTCTTATTAAGTGCTGCTTTTATGAAACCAATTAGAGTTCTGTAGATGAATATTTATCAAATGTCCCAGTTCAtaatttttgacttttttttttttttttttggagatcaAAAAGAAATAAGACCAACGACCAACTCCCTGTCAagtaataaatcttgttataggCCAGCAGTTAATAACCATGAGATTTAGGCAATGAGATTTTACAGTACATTAGTCTCTTGCACTATTGATGCCAGTCTCTTTGGTTGCCATACCAGTTTTTCAGGGCCCCAATacacagataaaaataaaaaagagacagCTCACCCTAAACGTTTTGAGGGGATTTTGGACAATCCCTGTCAAAGTGTTAGAATATAGTGTACATGCCTACTTATTCTTATTCTGGGTGTCTGTCTTAGATCAagttataaaagtaattaattaaagaTTACCTCCACATATTAGAACTGAAAGTAAAAAAGTCTGTGAGTGAAAAACCGGTCCAGCTTGTTTTTAAATCACTGCTTAACTTAAGTGATAATTCACTTGTAAATGTGTCAAACGTGACTCTAACAGAATTTAATTATTAGATCTATCCAAAACAATCCTTTTAAAAATGCCAGTAAATGCCTTTAATTCCAAGTTAACTTCATCCCTATAGTCATACTTTGTTATTTGTTACTCTGAACAGAGATGTGTGATCCAGGCAGTGAGAACAAACTAAGACAAGTAGAGGCTGAAGATGCTTTACTTGAAGAGCGCTCTGATCAGACAGCTGACTTGCACACTGTCACCTGCTGTCATGGTCTACACATAAGTCCCTACTGCAAGGACACTGACCACCGGAAATTAGCCATATGCAGCATTGTATGTGGGCTCTCCTGCATTGGCATAGTGTCCCTTATCTACTCTGTCAAGGTAACTATATCCTATTCTTACAGTATTGTCAAAAcattaatactgtaatattatattaaaaaaagaaatataaaatatagaGGGGACCATGGCACATAAGGGGTCTCAGCAAACTTCCATATAAGAATCCCCAAACTTGAGATTGTTTTTTACCTTGAAATCTGAAATCTTATCTTTCATAATTTTCCAGGCTCGAGAGACaagaaaaacacttcaaaatgaaaATCGATTGGGAGCACAAGGGAACGTGAAGGTTAAGGAGTACTCAAGAAAAGCTTTGAAATGGGGAATAGGGTCCATTGTGGCCTGGGTGGGTCTAATTGTAATCTTTCCATTACTGCTGGGATTACTGTCCTATCTCTTAACCCTCATAGACTAAGACAGCAGCATTATTACTACAGATGTCTTTAAAAATGCTAAGCAACCAATGCAAATTAACTGTGAGAGAGCAGAATCAAACTGCCATGGATTGTTCACACACTGAACAATGCACTGAAACCATCTACAGACTAAACCTGATAAAATGGATTattcattgtttatttccatttacTTTGGGTTTTAAATGGTGCTTGCAGTTGTCTTATTTGGAAAGTGCAAAAAATTCTATTGAACTAAGCACTTAAAATCTCTCTTCTCTATGACCATATTGATAAGTATACAACAACAGCACTGCAGTAAGCAAGCATATACAGGGtttctcaggaaaaaaaaaaagaaaaaaaaaaaagctacagtaGTTTTCTCAAATTTGTTACATGCAACAGATAGAATCAAGCACACAAAGTCATCTCAGTCCAGacaaaaatgtatacaatatTATACTGATACTGTAGcaagctgttttttatttttttatttagtttatgcAATGTTGAAATAAACACTGAGACACTTACAGAGAGCATGACACTCTTGCACAAGTATCTATTCAATATTGAGATATGGATTTGGTTACATTATTAACATTCTCTCCTTGTAAATAATTTTTActcatttcagtaagttgtactTTGTTTTGTACATTGCAGGTCTTTCAGActtcacaataaaaaaatgtaacagtCAAAATACACCTGTTCCATTGTGAAATTTTTACAAACGACTTAACACTATAATATAAAACACAAACATGTTCTATCAGAAATAAAGACCCAAGAAATCTTTACAAAATATGAAACATTACACACAAACCATCCACTTTTTATTAACGTGTTTAAACAATACAAGTACTAAAACTTTACATCAAAAGAGATCAAAAGCCAAAATGAAGTGATCTACGTTCGGAGTACCTGAGTAAAACCACAGAAACCGTCAAGCACAACTCTTTACGTTTCTAAATTAACAGCACATTTAAAACTTGAACAATGCAACAATTTTCTCACTCAATGCAGCACTGCAACTTTGCAAAGGCCACTGTGCTGTCTTCTTGAACATAATGaaaatattcaaacacacacCTACGAGTGTATTAAGGCATTCAGTTTCAACCAAAGACAAGTTAAAATGTTGTCTGAATTATACTGAGGGGCTAATGGTGTATTTTATTAATGTGTGCTTTGGGGACTCTACATCTAGTCTCACTTTTGGATTTTGAGATGTAGTGAGCAGGTATCAGCGATACTGCTCATTATAAACATGTACCACAGATTAATGTAAACGAGTGTTCTTCCTTTGAATGGTTATAAACAACAAAACAGAGGAGAAACAGTGCTGGTTGTAAAGTTACCTATTCGCATAGGTATACTTTTTATATCGAACCAATCAACAAAAGAAAATGGCCttgtaaattatatataaagCATCAACATTTATTTCTCTTTACCTTTACAGTACATTAGaaatcaaaaacattttacatcTCTGCATTTGTTTAATGTGGCTTTGATGAATTTACAGTAGATTACATAAATTGTCATGGAACAAAATGCAAAAGAAGCCTGTTTGGTACAGAACAAACAAGATCTCTGCCTCAGCATGCAACTTGCTGAAGTGCCGTCCAGTTGTCTAGTTCCTCAAGCTTGGAGCAAAGGAGTGAATCCAACTCCTGCAAGTTGAGCCCATCCTCCACTTTAGAAGAGGCCCCAACACCTCGCCTGGTTCTACAGAACCCAGGGTTCCCTCCTGCTTTCCTCTGGGCTCCACCCCCTGCTGTTCCACCAACCAGAGGCTTCTTGGGCTTCCTGGCAACACCCAGTTCAGGGAATTCAACAAAGCGCTTTACCTTTTTTTGGCCTACTATAGCCTGAGAGCCATCTCGCCGGTTAAGAGGCACCTCAAAAATGGTTTCCAAACGTCTGAAAAAGTTTAAAACAGCTCAATTGACCAGATGTTAAAACACTGCATGGTTCAAGTCAAACTTAAGTTCTTAATATTCATGTTGCTTCATTTTCTCCACAACAACTACCAGTCTTTAATGCAAATTATTAAAGTCTATGGTTTTTAAACAGTGGTATGGACTTCCCCCAACAGGTGAGCAACATGACATTGACAAAAATCTGTTATGCACAGCCTGTGTTCTTTCTTTGGCAGACAAGGATGCAAATAGGCAATGTAGTGACCAATGTTCCCTCAGCAAACTTTGGCCCGTTtcaacctggtattaagatgcgttttcgGTGATGGTATTACCATGTGTCTCAAATGTGTctgctgtgaccacttgtgttgggattttgagggtAGGATTTCTGATTACATGACGACATTCATCAATCACTATGCCAGTGTTACTGCATCATAATAAACCGCAAAAGTCATAAAGGGCAAAGAAAGTGCAAAGAaatgctgaaatttaatctaagcacaaacgcaacatttcaagctgaattctcagttattttagagGATTACCAGTATTAAAAGGAGCattagatgtgtgtgcttgtcatctgtgtctctgcatgttgatatcagacacattaACAAAGATCCATGAAGTTCTTGTGCATGCATTCGCTTTTTCAAAATTTTCAGaacggacggttatttccttccAAAAGAGCACATAACCACCCGGCAAAGTTTAAACGCaagtgtggaggtgagggcatggtcgagtgcccgtctggggagagagaaagcagtaaggacatccaccgGAGATGAATTGTGACCaactctatgttcacagtgagtcgggggagataaaagacagtCAATCCACAGAAAGAGGGGCTGATGCACACACACCTAGACTGCGTGGCTATATACAGGGTGTTGTTTTatgctggctgaaaagcagtattTTGTGTTGTTATTGCTGAAAAGCTAAACCTTGTTTCAATTTGCGCTGGAAAGCGATtgctgtttattttaataaaagctGACTCACTTGGAACATggaaaccggctcccgcttcctcctctaTCTGCCCAACAACCAACCTTTTGTTACAACAAGTTTTTGCGCAGTGGTTGATTTACAGGTtaggggtggcgcttcactgctatTCAGGACGGATAGTGTTTCACACCTCAAATTATGCATTTTTGACTATTTCCGTATGTGGTTTCTCTGAATTGACCActtgcatttttggtgatccgatcacatctcaataccaggtggaaatggggtctttGAGAGCTTTCAAGTGCTTGCTGGCACGGCAGCACTAATCAGTTTACAATTTTGATCACAAAatattttggaccctgtttataCCAGTATTTAGCGCTGGACACTTTTGATCGAATCACCTGAAAGTTACCTTAACAACAGGTGTAAATGGATTCAAAATATCTTCTTGGATGGCACTATATATGTTGCTCAGTTCTTAAGCTTTCACTCAAGAGTTTTCAATTTCctcaatgttaaaaaatatatatattaggaaaCATGAGATTTGACTTGGTGGATGCTCTGATCTGATGTGGTACCTGGCctgaaaagtttgagaaccaaTTTAAGATATGAAAAATTAGTAATTTGGCACAATGCAAAATATGTGCATATGGAAAAATCCTCACCCATCAGGAGGTTTACTGAAGTTTTTGTTTGTGTAGATTTCCTCCAAGCTAAAATCCTTCTTCTTTATTCTGTAAAAACACAAACTGTGTATCTTAGGTGTGATGAAATAAACAAAACTCAAATTAGATCAGAAAGGACAAAAAGGACAGAAAGGAGGTTTTCTATACATACACACCTGATGACTTTAGGAAGGCCCATAGGGGTGAGATTATTCTGAGGCTTTGGAATTTTTTTACGGATACGAATAGAGGACACTTTTCCCAGATGACCTTCCTTGATTTCTGTCTGTTTGGATGAAGAGTGAAGATGTAACAAAAAGTACATTATTGTgcaaaaattttaggcacttatgaaaaactttcaaaattaggatttcttaaaaaagaatgacataaatagttttcattaaatcaattaacgtcatacaaagtccagtaaacagaaaaagagctaaatcaatatttagtgtgaacacatttgcctttaaaacagcaccaattctcctacatacgcctggacagtttttcttgtttgatggcagataggatgttccaagcttcttggagaattcgccacagttcttttatttatttaggctgtctcaattacttctttctcttcgtgtaatcccagactgacccgatgttcagtggggggggggctctgtgagggccatgccatctgttgcagggctccctgttcttctattatattatattctatttgcaaaaggaatgtttgggagtataaaatgtatatttcctattggcaCACTAAAGTagcaaatataaataaccattttaagacaaatgtttttgtgaaacatctagtgtgcctaagaattttgcacagtactgtataaaaaaaTGCTACATTGTATACTTCAAAACCATAGTAAAATAAAGATTTATTCAAAGCTGAAAAAAGTCTTGCACCTTGATTTCAGAGTCTGATAATGCTTTTTCCTCTGAGATGGCTGTATTTGAGAGTTGAAGGCCAAAGTTTGATCTCTCTTGTTCATCCATTGCTTCCTCACACTCCATCTGAAGCATCCCATTGTCTCCATCCAAAGAACTTTGTGAAAATGCACTTGAAGAAAAAAGGAAGGATGTGAACTAATGATCTTCTGTAACATCTTATGAAGTGTTTTATTTATGAATAAGTGAAGCAGGAAATAACTATTCTGACAAAATCAAAATGCTACATGGTAAATTATTTGCTAGGATAACAGTGTATAATTACGCTGTGAATAAGATAttggtctcattcactaataactGCATACAAGTTGCATGCTTGTCTGCAGAAAAGTTTAAGATAAAttagtaatttgcataaaacTTGCCCAAACGGTCTTCATAAGGCCTTTCCGCATGTCTGCTGTTAAGTCATTCACCAGTCTCTACACtggttgccaaaagtttggaataatgtacagattttgctcttatgaaaagaaattggtacttttattcacctaagtggcatttaactgatcataaTATATaggcaggacattaataatgtgaaaaattactattacaatttgaaaataaaaaatgttcagaacttcttaaactatttcagagagttctcatcaaaaaatcctacaCGTGCAGcaataactatgtttccatccaaggaatttctttttctccccaatttggcatgcccgattcccaatgcgctctaagtcctcgtggtggcatagtgattcgactcaatccgggtggcagaggacgaatctcagttgcttccgtgtctgagagagtcaacccgcgcatcttatcacatgacttgagCGCGTTGCCGCAGAGAcacagtgcatgtggaggcttcacgccatccaccgcggcatccacgcacaactcaccatgtgccccactgagagcgaaccacatatatgtcgatacttcaaatgtcgcaaaaaactggtttggaaacactttttgtcgagaaaattggcattaacgcaaaaatataatgtcacatgacagaatttaccccaatcgttggCCTGTGTTAATTATGAcgacggtatacatccttgaaagccaatttattgtacgtgattatggactgatcttaatggcatacctgcagagatccgatgctgcaaacatgacacttctagGAGTGCCAACACATATCTCATAtaatgcacatcgacaagtgcaacgagaacaaattaatggccactgtttgcgattaatcgcggtagccatccgttaatttattaaagttgcttttctaCACTATCCAAAATGATAgatggcagtcacggaattagcccacaatacaaaaaacatatttctatgcacaaagatgttttaaattaaaaataaatacacaatactaggagaaaagcatcaatgtgcttttttggaacactaacttAGCCCAATTCTATgcaattattgtttagcttacttttgaaaaaaatgccgtcaaaattccctgtattaatttaaataaattacca is a window from the Myxocyprinus asiaticus isolate MX2 ecotype Aquarium Trade chromosome 13, UBuf_Myxa_2, whole genome shotgun sequence genome containing:
- the LOC127450057 gene encoding RUS family member 1-like isoform X2, whose translation is MQRTADWREIQSLACSKVFSCHKDIPKVSVGITYNIRYGTLCRSKLDSEAKKWRLFADILNDIAMFMEIAAPHFPPFFTLIVCFAGIFKSIVGVAGGATRAALTVHQACRNNMADISAKDGSQETLVNLAGLLVSLALIPLVTDNPLLTFILFFFFTVLHLFANYKAVRSVVMETVNEARLSIVLHQYLLHGQLLTPVEANKKEPVFLSFRRTVPIKLGVRLGDIVKEPGELELALKNNSKPYLIGIKNGTVCVCLGSDASVHDEIMAACQALCLSTVLHNGFSLDGALKQLSITRDPWELVSQSHKMIDEIFQTFLKELNKAKWQTDRTLLDWNEWRVEWSKKRS
- the LOC127450057 gene encoding RUS family member 1-like isoform X1; this translates as MEDPERVIATEHYGSQESWKYLLKDGRMKRQKDAEDSRLAGNSISGVFKSVFLPQGYPESVSGDYLQYQIWDTLQAFSSSLSGTLATQASLRGAGVGNQEATVAAATITWILRDGTGMLGRILFAWLKGSKLDSEAKKWRLFADILNDIAMFMEIAAPHFPPFFTLIVCFAGIFKSIVGVAGGATRAALTVHQACRNNMADISAKDGSQETLVNLAGLLVSLALIPLVTDNPLLTFILFFFFTVLHLFANYKAVRSVVMETVNEARLSIVLHQYLLHGQLLTPVEANKKEPVFLSFRRTVPIKLGVRLGDIVKEPGELELALKNNSKPYLIGIKNGTVCVCLGSDASVHDEIMAACQALCLSTVLHNGFSLDGALKQLSITRDPWELVSQSHKMIDEIFQTFLKELNKAKWQTDRTLLDWNEWRVEWSKKRS